Within Winogradskyella helgolandensis, the genomic segment AGCCTCTACTGATGTTTGCAAAAGCGTTTATGTTTGATGTAAATTGGTATAAGACGTTCAAATTAGGTGCAATTATGGGATCAAAATCACGATCCGCATTTTTGTTGTTTTCCCCCATATTGAAGTCATCTTTAAATTCGTAATTAGTGGTGTTGACATTAATACCTAATTGGGCTTTTAATTTTTTTGTAAAAGGTAATGTTACGGTAGCAAAGGCATTAAGGTTATTTCTGGTTTCTATATTATCACTAAGTAGTTCACCCTCTAAACTGCCATTGTTGGCATTATTCTCGTAGAGATTTTCAATGGTTTTCCAATTATAGTCGTCTTTATAAAGTTCTCCACCAAAACTAAGTTGAGCGTTTTGATTTAAGAATTTAAAATCTTTGGCAAAGAGTGTTCTTATACCATAACCATTGGTGTATTCGTCTAGAATATTAAAAGGTCGCGGTTCATAATGATCGAGATAGTTGTAAAAAATTGACGTTGTATTACTAAAATGATCCGAAAAGCGATGGGTATAATTAAGTCCTATTAAGACCTGTTTATTATCTTCAAAACCTTGGGCAGCATTCCATGTAAAAGCAGCTTGAGAAGGATATTCATTAAATGCAGTTTCACCTATGGAACTCGGTATTTGTGCAAAATAATCAGTGAAGTTGATTAAAACTCCAATGTCATTCTTAGCATTAAATTTGTAATTTGAAGTCAGTAAAACGGCTTTTCGATTATAATTACTGTTGTCACGAAATCCGTCTAATTTTAAATGGTCATAATTCAAGTTTATGGCTAATTTTTCATTTGCAGTAGCAACAGATACATTGTTTTTAATCAGTCCAAAACTCCCAATAGTAAGATTGCTCTTTATAAAGGTTTCTCCTTCTGAAGCTTGTGTTGAATTAAGTAATAAAGTACCTCCCAAATTGGTGCCATATTGAGTGGCTTTTGGCCCTTTTACAATTTCTAAACTGCCAATATCTTCAGGATCAAAAGCATCAATGGCTGTTTCACCAATACCATTTGTAATGGGTATGCCGTTGAAATACGCGCGTATTTTATTTGTACCATAAAGTGTTCGAGAGCCCACACCTCTAATCACAATTCTGTTGGTGTTTAGGGCACCACTCTGAATATAAACTCCAGGTGTTTCGTTTAGAGCTGAAACCAAATCTACGGGACTATACTCGACAAATTTTTGTGACGAAATTTTCGCTGTTGGAATTATAACTTGACTTTCCTTTTGATACGTTGAAGAGATGGTTACTTCTTCAAGATGTAAGGTGTCTTCTAAAAT encodes:
- a CDS encoding TonB-dependent receptor family protein, which codes for MKFTPLKLLAVIVLTAFINPLYTQNISGHVNDYSNSPISDVAVLLNNKSIAKSNAEGVFTLPKAYLLPLTVELKHPNYYIKTVTLTQNNSVFQLSILEDTLHLEEVTISSTYQKESQVIIPTAKISSQKFVEYSPVDLVSALNETPGVYIQSGALNTNRIVIRGVGSRTLYGTNKIRAYFNGIPITNGIGETAIDAFDPEDIGSLEIVKGPKATQYGTNLGGTLLLNSTQASEGETFIKSNLTIGSFGLIKNNVSVATANEKLAINLNYDHLKLDGFRDNSNYNRKAVLLTSNYKFNAKNDIGVLINFTDYFAQIPSSIGETAFNEYPSQAAFTWNAAQGFEDNKQVLIGLNYTHRFSDHFSNTTSIFYNYLDHYEPRPFNILDEYTNGYGIRTLFAKDFKFLNQNAQLSFGGELYKDDYNWKTIENLYENNANNGSLEGELLSDNIETRNNLNAFATVTLPFTKKLKAQLGINVNTTNYEFKDDFNMGENNKNADRDFDPIIAPNLNVLYQFTSNINAFANISRGFNYPSIEETLTPEGVINPDLGPETGFNYEVGSELFLFKRKLRFQLTAYLLDIDNLLVADRVGDDQFIGRNAGKTEHKGIELSASYAQKFTNGFLLSPYINAEITDHRFIDFVDDQNDYSGHQLTGVPDVKMNGGIQLGFKNFNLNTNFLHIGEMPLDDANTLFSEDYTVFNTKLSYKNSITTHFDIEINIGVNNFTDEQYASSVLINAVGFGNSEPRYYYPGMPRNWFSGIKIAYAI